The following DNA comes from Blastocatellia bacterium.
TGAGTTTGTCCTGGGGCGCACGCTCCGGCGTTCATGAACCCGCACGATATGGGCAAAGGCAACTGACAATCGCTCTATTGCCGCTCAGGCGGCTTATCGGTGTCCCATTTTTTATGGAAAGCTGTGAATCAATGAGCACTCGTGGCCCAAGCCGTGATGATGCCTGCGGGCCAGCCGATCAAGGAGGAGGAGTCATGGGCAGGCTTGCCTCAGAGCCCCAGGTGACCTGCCGGTTGGATCAGCCTAAAGTTCTTCGTCGGCCAATGGTTCATCCTGCTCGTCGAGCAAGCCCTTTTCTTTCATCTCCTGGCATTTCACACAATATCTGGCCCAGGGAACAGCCGCCAGTCGCTTCGCGGTAATTGGCTCGCCGCAGTTGAGGCAGTGTCCGTATTCACCGTTGTGGATGCGTTCGATAGCCTCTTGGATTTGTCGAAGCGTTTGTCGGCTCAGGTCAACGCGCGTGATAGTAAATTCGCGCATGCTGGCCACAGAGCTTTTGTCAGCCTCATCGCCGGCATCCGTTTCGACTGAGAGTTCAAATCGTTCCCCTTCCTCAGCCTCGATCATGCGCTGCAGGCGGTTCCGTTCGGCAACCAATGTGTCGTGGTATTTTTTCCAATCCGATTTCATAATCTCTTACGACTATGGCCCCTTCCTATGAAATTAAAGGCGGCAAATGATAGCATAAGATTCCGTCGCCGTCTGCTGATGCAGTCAATAATTTTATTAGCCTGGCATGTTCTTGCAGATAACCCGTTCACCTGACCTACTGCGCTCAGGCTTGACGCAATCGCAAGAGGCGCATACAGTGAC
Coding sequences within:
- a CDS encoding TraR/DksA family transcriptional regulator, giving the protein MKSDWKKYHDTLVAERNRLQRMIEAEEGERFELSVETDAGDEADKSSVASMREFTITRVDLSRQTLRQIQEAIERIHNGEYGHCLNCGEPITAKRLAAVPWARYCVKCQEMKEKGLLDEQDEPLADEEL